One Luteibacter sp. 9135 DNA segment encodes these proteins:
- the rplQ gene encoding 50S ribosomal protein L17, producing the protein MRHQKSGRKLNRTSSHREAMFKNMASSLIKHELIRTTLPKAKELRRVAEPLITLAKTDGVANRRLAFARLRDKVAVGKLFVELGPRYRERPGGYLRILKCGFRPGDNAPMAYVELVDRPTAGEAVDAE; encoded by the coding sequence ATGCGTCACCAGAAATCCGGTCGCAAGCTCAATCGCACGAGCAGCCATCGCGAAGCCATGTTCAAGAACATGGCCTCGTCGCTGATCAAGCATGAGCTTATCCGTACCACGCTGCCCAAGGCCAAGGAACTCCGTCGCGTTGCCGAGCCGCTCATCACGCTCGCCAAGACCGATGGCGTCGCCAACCGTCGCCTCGCCTTCGCGCGTCTGCGCGACAAGGTTGCCGTGGGCAAGCTGTTCGTCGAACTCGGCCCCCGTTACCGCGAGCGTCCCGGTGGTTACCTGCGTATCCTCAAGTGCGGCTTCCGCCCGGGCGACAACGCCCCGATGGCGTATGTCGAACTGGTGGACCGCCCGACCGCCGGCGAAGCCGTCGACGCCGAGTAA
- a CDS encoding disulfide bond formation protein B, giving the protein MALSSLTFRSRYLLAFLVCVGLMAFALYSQYVMHLDPCPLCIFQRIAVCIMGLFFLLGGLHAPATRRGRFTYAGLITLGGLWGIATAGRHLWLQSLPADQVPACGPGLGYLFDAFPFMKMLKLAFTGSGECAKIEPILGLPMPAWTLLWFIALIVWALVALRRTVR; this is encoded by the coding sequence ATGGCTCTCTCCTCCCTGACGTTTCGTTCGCGCTACCTGCTGGCCTTCCTCGTCTGCGTCGGCCTGATGGCCTTCGCCTTGTATTCGCAATACGTGATGCATCTGGATCCGTGCCCGCTGTGTATTTTCCAGCGCATCGCGGTGTGCATCATGGGCCTGTTCTTCCTGTTGGGTGGCCTGCACGCGCCGGCGACGCGACGCGGCCGATTCACGTATGCGGGCCTCATCACCCTGGGTGGTCTGTGGGGCATTGCCACGGCGGGTCGTCATCTGTGGCTGCAATCGCTGCCTGCCGACCAGGTTCCCGCCTGCGGCCCCGGCCTGGGTTACCTGTTCGACGCCTTCCCCTTCATGAAGATGCTGAAGCTGGCCTTCACCGGCTCCGGGGAGTGCGCGAAGATCGAACCCATCCTCGGGCTGCCCATGCCGGCCTGGACCCTGCTCTGGTTCATTGCCCTGATCGTCTGGGCGCTTGTCGCTCTCCGTCGCACCGTTCGCTGA
- a CDS encoding class II 3-deoxy-7-phosphoheptulonate synthase, translating to MQHSLKAVVPSSADWTPGSWRSRTALQQPTYEDAAELNHALTQLGELPPLVTSWEVLTLKQRIAEAQDGERFLLQGGDCAESFADCNSPIISNRLKVLLQMSLVLVHGMKKPVLRVGRFAGQYAKPRSADAETRDGMTLPAFRGDLVNSPEFTPAARRADPQRLIKAHARSAMTMNFVRALIDGGFADLHHPEYWDLAWVDHSPLAAEYKRMVATIGDSLRFMETLAGQSISSYSRVDFYTSHEALLLHYEEALTRQVPRQDGWFNLSTHYPWIGMRTAALDGAHTEYFRGIRNPIAVKVGPTVQPDELLRLIDVLNPNEEPGRLTLIHRMGNDKIATQLQPLLEAVKREGRRVLWVADPMHGNTESTSNGYKTRRFTNIAGELDQAFDIHAAAGTRLGGVHLELTGENVTECLGGARGLVETDLDRAYKSMVDPRLNYEQSLELAMLIVKKSGGMA from the coding sequence ATGCAGCACTCCCTCAAAGCCGTAGTTCCCTCGTCCGCCGACTGGACGCCGGGTTCGTGGCGTTCGAGGACCGCCCTCCAGCAGCCGACGTATGAAGACGCGGCGGAGCTCAACCACGCCTTGACCCAGCTCGGCGAATTGCCGCCGCTGGTCACCTCGTGGGAAGTCCTCACCCTGAAGCAGCGCATTGCCGAAGCGCAGGATGGCGAGCGATTCCTTCTGCAGGGCGGCGATTGCGCCGAAAGCTTCGCGGACTGCAACAGCCCGATCATTTCCAATCGGCTGAAGGTGCTGCTGCAGATGAGCCTGGTGCTGGTGCACGGCATGAAGAAGCCCGTGCTGCGCGTCGGTCGCTTTGCCGGCCAGTACGCCAAGCCGCGCTCCGCCGATGCCGAAACGCGTGACGGCATGACCCTGCCGGCCTTCCGCGGCGACCTGGTCAACAGCCCCGAGTTCACGCCGGCCGCGCGTCGCGCCGATCCGCAGCGACTCATCAAGGCCCATGCCCGCTCCGCGATGACGATGAACTTCGTCCGCGCGCTGATCGACGGCGGTTTTGCCGACCTGCACCACCCCGAGTATTGGGACCTGGCCTGGGTGGACCACTCGCCGCTGGCCGCCGAGTACAAGCGCATGGTCGCCACCATCGGCGACTCGCTGCGCTTCATGGAGACCCTGGCCGGCCAGTCGATCTCCAGCTATTCGCGGGTGGATTTCTACACCTCGCACGAAGCGCTCCTGCTGCACTACGAGGAAGCGCTGACCCGCCAGGTGCCGCGCCAGGACGGCTGGTTCAACCTGTCCACGCACTACCCGTGGATCGGCATGCGCACGGCGGCGCTGGACGGCGCGCACACGGAGTACTTCCGCGGTATCCGCAACCCGATCGCTGTGAAGGTCGGTCCGACCGTGCAGCCGGACGAACTGCTGCGCCTGATCGACGTGCTCAACCCCAATGAGGAGCCGGGTCGCCTGACCCTGATCCATCGCATGGGCAACGACAAGATCGCCACGCAGCTGCAGCCTCTGCTTGAGGCGGTCAAGCGGGAAGGTCGCCGCGTGCTCTGGGTCGCCGATCCGATGCACGGCAACACCGAGAGCACCAGCAACGGCTACAAGACGCGGCGCTTCACCAACATCGCGGGCGAGCTGGACCAGGCGTTCGACATCCATGCCGCGGCCGGCACCCGCCTCGGTGGCGTGCACCTGGAGCTGACCGGCGAGAACGTCACCGAGTGCCTCGGCGGTGCCCGTGGCCTGGTGGAGACGGACCTGGACCGCGCGTACAAGTCGATGGTCGATCCCCGGCTCAACTACGAGCAGTCACTGGAACTGGCGATGCTGATCGTGAAGAAGTCGGGCGGCATGGCCTGA
- a CDS encoding XVIPCD domain-containing protein, with protein MPLSANATAVVDAFGHQPGVTPDQLNNLRQTINASPALVDEVNRAVAAGHLQRIVPLNNPNAGGEYAPGAHEMRLPLHSLTTPPGGRFDAGEPTFVLGHELQHGFNAADTARARAKFDTDLQAVAQSPNNVHDYTRPIGDLIAANRRDEARAQISGWNATVSAAREDARINHAPAPTLQDIYNRNPGRMGDFIKVDNTHMPPTYAMRSNLAVKPDLSMASTPGNIEGQGKNYFDKGATLGHNGNSTYANYYGAVAVGRAVEFERYYGQAMAPAGHAPATMAVNLKSLHLDPRIMAENGINLGSNHQAMPYSDRSTAPPTARHFRQSDTTHTYVPIVQGAAPSPRLDHPDHPDHALYMQSRDAVHRLDAQQGRVPDVQSDQFAASAAVAARANGMTRVDHVALSDDASRAYAVQGALNSPHKQVAEMQTVQAVNAPIEQSSRDWANMAQQQAVERPTPPAQTQAPPLLAEPQRDVMRQPQ; from the coding sequence ATGCCCCTGAGCGCCAATGCCACCGCCGTCGTCGATGCCTTCGGCCATCAGCCGGGCGTCACTCCCGATCAGTTGAATAACCTGCGTCAGACCATCAATGCCTCGCCGGCGCTCGTCGACGAGGTGAACCGGGCGGTCGCGGCAGGGCATCTGCAGCGCATCGTTCCGCTGAACAATCCGAACGCCGGTGGCGAATATGCGCCCGGTGCGCATGAGATGCGCCTTCCGCTTCATTCACTCACTACGCCCCCCGGTGGCCGGTTCGATGCGGGTGAGCCGACGTTCGTTCTCGGTCACGAATTGCAGCATGGCTTCAACGCGGCGGATACCGCCCGTGCTCGCGCGAAGTTCGATACCGACCTGCAGGCCGTCGCGCAGTCGCCAAACAATGTTCACGATTACACCCGGCCGATCGGCGACCTCATCGCGGCTAACCGTCGTGACGAGGCGCGTGCGCAGATTTCAGGCTGGAACGCCACGGTCAGCGCTGCGCGCGAGGATGCCCGCATCAACCATGCACCCGCGCCCACCCTGCAGGATATCTACAACCGAAATCCCGGCCGCATGGGCGATTTCATCAAGGTCGACAACACACACATGCCGCCGACCTACGCGATGCGTTCCAATCTCGCGGTCAAGCCCGATCTTTCGATGGCCTCCACGCCGGGAAACATCGAAGGGCAGGGCAAAAATTACTTCGACAAGGGCGCGACACTCGGGCACAACGGCAATTCCACCTATGCCAACTACTACGGTGCGGTCGCGGTTGGGCGTGCGGTGGAATTCGAACGCTATTACGGCCAGGCCATGGCGCCCGCCGGTCACGCGCCGGCCACCATGGCGGTCAACCTGAAGTCGCTGCATCTCGATCCGCGCATCATGGCCGAGAACGGCATCAACCTCGGGAGTAACCACCAGGCCATGCCTTATTCGGATAGGAGTACCGCCCCGCCTACGGCCCGCCACTTCCGTCAAAGCGACACCACGCACACGTATGTGCCGATCGTGCAAGGTGCGGCGCCCTCGCCGCGGCTAGACCATCCCGATCATCCGGACCATGCCCTGTACATGCAGTCGCGCGATGCTGTGCATCGGCTCGACGCACAGCAGGGGCGCGTACCGGACGTGCAGAGCGATCAGTTCGCTGCGTCCGCAGCAGTCGCCGCACGTGCAAACGGCATGACGCGTGTGGACCATGTGGCGCTGAGCGACGATGCCTCGCGAGCCTACGCGGTGCAAGGCGCACTGAACTCCCCACATAAGCAGGTAGCGGAAATGCAGACGGTGCAGGCGGTCAACGCGCCAATCGAGCAAAGCAGTCGTGACTGGGCGAACATGGCGCAGCAGCAGGCCGTCGAACGACCCACACCCCCAGCCCAGACGCAGGCGCCGCCATTATTGGCCGAACCGCAGCGCGACGTGATGCGCCAACCTCAGTGA
- the queG gene encoding tRNA epoxyqueuosine(34) reductase QueG yields the protein MPAPADTDYAALADDIKRWARELGFADVGIAGTDLGNDEAYLQRWLDDGHHGEMDYMARHGTRRSRPAELEPGTLRVVSVRMDYIPPGTSNAWDVIEDGEKAYVARYALGRDYHKVMRNRLQKLAARIGEHIGDFGYRAYVDSAPVLEKALARNAGLGWIGKHTVLINKRAGSYFFLGELYTDLPLPVDQPASAHCGSCRRCIDICPTQAIVAPYRLDARKCISYLTIELKGSIPEALRAPIGNRIFGCDDCQLICPWNKFAQEATEPDFAPRHSLDGPRLIDLFAWSEADFLSRTEGMAIRRTGYEGWLRNLAVGLGNAPTSDEIVAALRARADDPSPIVREHVAWALARHAVAG from the coding sequence ATGCCCGCACCCGCCGACACCGACTACGCCGCCCTCGCCGACGACATCAAGCGTTGGGCGCGCGAGCTCGGATTCGCGGACGTCGGTATCGCCGGTACCGACCTGGGTAACGACGAGGCCTACCTGCAGCGCTGGCTGGACGACGGCCACCACGGCGAAATGGATTACATGGCGCGCCACGGCACGCGGCGCAGCCGTCCGGCCGAACTGGAGCCGGGAACGCTGCGGGTGGTCTCGGTACGGATGGATTACATACCGCCCGGCACGTCCAATGCCTGGGACGTGATCGAGGACGGGGAAAAAGCCTACGTCGCACGCTATGCGCTCGGCCGCGATTACCACAAGGTGATGCGCAACCGACTGCAGAAGCTGGCGGCACGGATCGGCGAGCACATCGGCGACTTCGGTTACCGCGCTTACGTGGACTCCGCTCCCGTGCTCGAAAAGGCCCTGGCCCGCAACGCCGGCCTCGGCTGGATCGGCAAGCACACGGTACTGATCAACAAGCGCGCGGGCTCGTATTTCTTCCTCGGCGAGCTGTACACCGACCTGCCCCTGCCCGTCGATCAACCGGCCAGCGCGCACTGTGGCAGCTGCCGGCGTTGCATCGACATCTGCCCGACGCAGGCGATCGTCGCGCCCTACCGGCTGGATGCACGCAAATGCATTTCCTACCTGACCATCGAGCTCAAGGGCAGCATTCCCGAGGCGCTACGCGCGCCGATCGGCAACCGCATCTTCGGCTGCGACGACTGCCAACTGATCTGCCCATGGAACAAGTTCGCGCAGGAAGCCACCGAGCCCGACTTCGCTCCAAGGCATAGCCTGGACGGCCCGCGCCTGATCGACCTGTTCGCCTGGAGCGAAGCGGACTTCCTTTCCCGCACCGAGGGCATGGCGATCCGCCGCACGGGTTACGAAGGCTGGCTGCGCAACCTGGCCGTGGGCCTCGGCAACGCCCCCACCTCCGACGAGATCGTCGCCGCACTCCGCGCACGCGCGGACGATCCATCACCCATCGTGCGCGAACACGTGGCGTGGGCATTGGCCCGGCATGCCGTGGCTGGCTGA
- a CDS encoding NAD(P)H-hydrate dehydratase: MTSPNLDIALFTSAQARAIDQRAIGDLGLPGFTLMTRAAAAAFGMLRRRWPQARRLRVVCGAGNNGGDGYLVARDALDLGLAVELVALEAPRGVDAVQAREAFVAASGTVLSWDAWAGLAPADVIVDAIYGTGLNRAPEGAAAVAIEAINAAGVPVLALDVPSGLDADTGECPGVAVQAAATATFIVHKRGLHTHRAALAGDVERHGLDLPGSILEAPDARLLVEASLPRRPRDSHKGSNGHILAIGGDHGTGGAVRMAAEAALRTGAGLVSVATREANVPAMNAARPELMAHGVDGPQALQPMLDKASVVALGPGLGQAAWGHALWTTALDAGLPTVLDADGLNLLHTHARALPEKVVLTPHPGEAARLLGRDTRAVQTDRFAAVRELAQRYGAVVVLKGNGSLIASPDGQVSVCPWGNPGMASGGMGDTLTGIIAGLLGQGCDPYEAACLGVALHARAADVAARQGERGLLAGDLLEPLRRLVNGLPA, translated from the coding sequence ATGACCTCGCCCAACCTCGATATCGCTCTTTTCACGTCCGCGCAGGCCCGCGCGATCGACCAGCGCGCCATCGGCGACCTCGGCCTACCCGGCTTCACGCTGATGACGCGCGCGGCCGCCGCGGCGTTTGGCATGTTGCGTCGGCGCTGGCCCCAGGCGCGGCGACTCCGCGTGGTCTGCGGCGCCGGCAACAACGGCGGTGACGGCTACCTCGTGGCTCGCGATGCGCTGGATCTCGGCCTCGCCGTCGAGCTCGTCGCGCTGGAAGCCCCACGGGGGGTGGACGCCGTGCAAGCCCGCGAGGCCTTCGTCGCCGCGAGTGGCACGGTGTTGTCGTGGGACGCCTGGGCCGGACTCGCTCCCGCCGACGTCATCGTCGATGCGATTTACGGCACGGGCCTGAACCGGGCGCCCGAGGGCGCGGCGGCGGTCGCCATCGAGGCGATCAACGCCGCCGGTGTCCCGGTACTCGCGCTGGACGTGCCCTCGGGGCTGGACGCCGATACCGGCGAGTGCCCCGGCGTCGCGGTGCAGGCCGCGGCAACGGCTACGTTCATCGTGCACAAGCGTGGCCTGCATACCCATCGCGCCGCGCTCGCCGGCGACGTCGAACGGCATGGCCTGGACCTGCCCGGCAGCATCCTGGAGGCGCCCGACGCGCGCCTGCTGGTGGAAGCCTCCCTCCCGCGACGCCCACGGGATTCGCACAAGGGCAGCAACGGGCACATCCTGGCCATCGGCGGCGACCACGGTACCGGCGGTGCGGTGCGCATGGCCGCGGAGGCCGCCCTGCGCACCGGCGCGGGGTTGGTCAGTGTGGCCACGCGCGAAGCGAACGTGCCGGCGATGAACGCGGCGCGTCCCGAACTGATGGCGCATGGCGTCGACGGTCCGCAGGCGCTGCAGCCCATGCTGGACAAGGCATCCGTGGTTGCGCTGGGGCCCGGCCTCGGCCAGGCCGCCTGGGGTCACGCGCTGTGGACCACGGCGCTGGACGCCGGCCTGCCGACGGTGCTGGATGCGGACGGCCTCAACCTGCTGCATACCCATGCGCGCGCGCTGCCGGAGAAGGTCGTGCTGACGCCGCATCCGGGCGAGGCGGCCCGCCTGCTCGGCCGGGATACCCGGGCCGTCCAGACGGATCGCTTCGCAGCGGTCCGCGAGTTGGCGCAACGCTACGGGGCGGTCGTGGTGCTCAAGGGCAACGGCAGCCTGATCGCCTCGCCGGACGGCCAGGTCTCGGTCTGCCCCTGGGGTAATCCGGGCATGGCCAGCGGCGGCATGGGCGATACCCTTACCGGCATCATCGCCGGCTTGCTGGGGCAGGGTTGCGATCCCTACGAGGCCGCCTGCCTGGGTGTGGCGCTGCACGCCCGTGCGGCGGACGTGGCCGCGCGGCAAGGCGAGCGGGGGCTGCTGGCGGGCGACCTGCTGGAGCCCCTGCGCCGGCTGGTCAACGGGTTACCCGCATGA
- the tsaE gene encoding tRNA (adenosine(37)-N6)-threonylcarbamoyltransferase complex ATPase subunit type 1 TsaE, producing the protein MSSSEERILADEDATLAFGREMAAGLDGGLVVFLHGDLGAGKTTFARAFLRALGVGERVKSPTYSLVEGYDIGDRRAFHLDLYRIADPGELEWLGLDSLAEPGAIVLVEWPERGAGALPTVDLELHFRHRDGGRAVRLEARTVSGQRVLAALPR; encoded by the coding sequence ATGAGTAGCAGCGAAGAACGCATCCTTGCCGACGAGGACGCCACGCTGGCCTTTGGTCGCGAGATGGCCGCAGGCCTGGACGGTGGCCTGGTCGTGTTCCTGCATGGCGACCTGGGCGCCGGCAAGACCACGTTCGCCCGGGCCTTCCTCCGCGCCCTGGGCGTGGGCGAGCGGGTGAAGAGCCCTACCTACAGCCTGGTCGAGGGCTACGACATCGGCGACCGACGTGCCTTCCACCTCGATCTGTACCGCATCGCCGACCCCGGCGAACTGGAGTGGCTCGGCCTGGACAGCCTGGCGGAGCCCGGCGCTATCGTGCTGGTGGAATGGCCGGAGCGGGGCGCAGGAGCATTGCCGACGGTGGACCTGGAACTCCATTTCCGGCACCGCGACGGCGGTCGTGCGGTACGGCTGGAGGCCCGCACGGTATCTGGCCAGCGCGTGCTCGCCGCACTACCGCGCTGA
- a CDS encoding N-acetylmuramoyl-L-alanine amidase, with protein sequence MRGIIFKFRGFVCAIALATLAPALALAADVKSARVWAGPEYTRVVFDLSGPATYKMSQGDTPGSVVLDIAGSTVAGNFAAPGKQGLFQSMTAGKQGGGARVVATVDARAKPKSFLLKPAGDYGYRLVLDLYPGGQSDPGDNSPSDTDAPALATAIAESPTEAPAVAPLRGRRGKAGKTIPAGSPPMLGGERKVVVAIDAGHGGEDPGARGATGLREKDVTLQVARELADQINRQPGMQAVLTRNGDYFIPLKRRYEIAREHNADMFVSIHADAFKNGDAKGSSVWVLSPRGKTSEASRWLADRENRADLVGGVSLDDKDDSLAAVLLDLQQGYAMQASESIAGNVLKALGRLGPTHRGYVERANFVVLRSPDVPSILVETAFITNPEEERRLRDDGHRRELATAVLGGVRNYFESMPPPGTWFAAQAARRNGTSLAATAASAPAAPAVASDAGAVASDAVKAASRVTTSGRKALAKAEASPSPARGRVETPSGRADENVRDLHRVNRGETLTGIAQQYGVSVGALKIANKMNDNNVRVGSVMVIPAS encoded by the coding sequence ATGAGGGGAATCATCTTCAAATTCCGTGGATTCGTGTGCGCGATCGCCCTCGCGACGCTGGCGCCTGCCCTGGCGTTGGCCGCCGACGTCAAGTCGGCGCGCGTGTGGGCCGGCCCTGAATACACCCGTGTGGTGTTCGATCTGTCCGGCCCCGCCACGTACAAGATGTCCCAGGGCGATACGCCCGGCAGCGTAGTCCTCGATATCGCCGGGAGCACCGTGGCGGGCAACTTCGCCGCGCCGGGCAAGCAGGGCCTGTTCCAGTCCATGACGGCGGGGAAGCAGGGCGGCGGCGCCCGCGTGGTGGCTACCGTGGACGCCCGCGCCAAGCCCAAGAGTTTCCTGCTCAAGCCGGCCGGCGATTACGGCTATCGGCTGGTGCTCGATCTGTACCCCGGCGGCCAGAGCGATCCAGGCGACAACAGCCCGTCAGATACGGATGCGCCGGCGCTGGCCACCGCCATTGCCGAATCCCCCACCGAAGCGCCCGCCGTGGCTCCCCTGCGTGGCAGGCGCGGCAAGGCGGGCAAGACGATTCCGGCAGGTTCGCCGCCGATGCTCGGTGGCGAGCGCAAGGTGGTCGTGGCCATCGATGCCGGGCACGGTGGCGAAGATCCGGGCGCCCGCGGCGCCACCGGCCTGCGCGAGAAGGACGTCACCCTGCAGGTGGCGCGCGAGCTGGCCGACCAGATCAACCGCCAGCCCGGCATGCAGGCCGTGCTGACCCGCAACGGCGACTACTTCATTCCGTTGAAGCGCCGCTACGAGATCGCCCGTGAGCACAATGCCGACATGTTCGTGTCGATCCACGCGGACGCGTTCAAGAACGGTGACGCCAAGGGCTCGTCGGTCTGGGTGCTGTCGCCGCGCGGCAAGACTTCCGAGGCTTCGCGCTGGCTGGCCGATCGCGAAAACCGCGCCGACCTGGTCGGCGGCGTGTCGCTGGACGACAAGGACGACTCGCTGGCGGCGGTGTTGCTGGATCTCCAGCAGGGCTACGCCATGCAGGCCAGCGAATCCATCGCCGGCAACGTGCTCAAGGCGCTGGGTCGCCTGGGTCCGACGCATCGCGGTTACGTGGAGCGTGCCAACTTCGTGGTGCTGCGGTCGCCGGACGTGCCGTCCATCCTCGTGGAAACGGCCTTCATCACCAATCCCGAGGAAGAGCGCCGCCTGCGCGACGACGGCCATCGCCGCGAACTGGCCACGGCGGTGCTCGGTGGTGTGCGCAATTATTTCGAATCCATGCCGCCGCCGGGCACCTGGTTCGCGGCGCAGGCCGCGCGGCGCAACGGCACCTCGCTGGCCGCCACCGCCGCGTCCGCACCGGCGGCGCCCGCCGTGGCGTCCGACGCCGGTGCAGTGGCTTCCGATGCCGTCAAGGCGGCTTCGCGCGTGACGACGTCCGGCCGTAAGGCCCTGGCCAAGGCCGAGGCCTCCCCGTCGCCCGCACGAGGCCGGGTCGAGACGCCGTCGGGTCGTGCCGACGAGAACGTGCGCGACCTCCACCGCGTCAACCGCGGCGAAACCCTGACCGGCATCGCCCAGCAGTACGGCGTATCCGTCGGCGCACTCAAGATCGCCAACAAGATGAACGACAACAACGTCCGCGTCGGCTCGGTCATGGTCATTCCCGCGAGCTGA